From the Quercus lobata isolate SW786 chromosome 6, ValleyOak3.0 Primary Assembly, whole genome shotgun sequence genome, one window contains:
- the LOC115949707 gene encoding uncharacterized protein LOC115949707, with amino-acid sequence MVVHSKNEALICKAFPSSLGPVAVRWFDDLGADSIDSFKELTQAFGSRFITCSRAPRPLNSLLFLSMREGETLKTYSDRYWEMFIEIDGDFDDMAIRIFKVGLPTEHDLRKSLTRKPVTSVCQLMDQIDKYKRVNEDQLQGKGKGKVIP; translated from the coding sequence ATGGTTGTGCACTCCAAGAACGAGGCCTTGATTTGTAAGGCattcccatccagcttggggCCTGTGGCAGTGAGGTGGTTTGATGATCTGGGTGCAGATTCCATTGATTCATTCAAGGAACTTACTCAAGCATTTGGATCCCGCTTTATTACgtgcagtagggctcctcgacCCTTAAATTCCTTGTTGTTCCTATCCATGAGAGAAGGGGAGACCCTAAAAACATATTCGGAcagatactgggaaatgttcATTGAGATAGATGGTGACTTTGATGACATGGCCATCAGGATTTTCAAGGTTGGCCTACCTACCGAGCATGACTTAAGGAAGTCTTTGACTAGGAAACCTGTTACTAGTGTATGCCAGCTCATGGATCAAATTGATAAATATAAGAGGGTTAACGAGGACCAATTgcaaggcaagggaaagggtAAGGTTATCCCTTAA